CAGTTAAGAATGAAATCAACGCGGCCCGTTCTTTTAACAACAAACTGGGATACATACTGTTTACTACTGCATTGGTCGTAGTCTACTGGCATGAACAATTTCTCCCCAACTTCTTCTGTTCAGTCTGTTGCAGGACTGACTTTGATGCTATACTGTACGTGTTAAGCGTGTAACAGAAATTCCATTACAGAGGCTGGGTTTAATTGGCCTCCATTTAAATGAGAAAACGCCTCACTGATTTGTGTTATCGGATGTTATGGAAgttagttataaaaaaaaaattaaaaataaataaataaaaaaaacagaactctTCAGGTTTTGTATACTCCAAAACAGCCTTTGGCAAGAAAATGCCGTccttttattataataataataataaatgagaACAGTTTCTATTAACATTTCTGAACTGAGCTTGGGCCTTTGTGCTGCCTAGGCTGTGGTAAATCTGTCGCCTAGAGGTGATCAGCATCTTAAAAGGAATGGCTGAAAATAGCTTCAGTTCTGACAGAAGATATTTAAAACGTTTATCCAACTGTTATTGTGACACTGAACTTAATTATTGTGTCATGGGCTTGAGACTTGCTTGCCATGTTCAACCAGGCTATGCCCCTGGCAGttgcattgaaaataaaacgTGTCTTTTCTAAATGGACTCTGGTAAAGGAAGTGTACTTGATGCATTACGTGAAATTAGCTTTAAAACGTAAGTGATGAAattttgtcaacaaatcccatgtgcaGGCCCAAGTATTGTGTGTGCATTAAAGCCTGATATAATTACCCCATAGGAATTACCCCAGACAGGGCCGGAAAGCTAGAAAGTACTTGGAGacagactaacacattgttggttgtAGTCTTTTTTTGAGATTTGTTGAATATGGCAAACAAACATAGAATATGGCCAGCATTATCCTTTAAAGCTCCTACACTATTTAAGGTAAAGGTAAAGCTGACCACATGCTATCAGATGCAGTACAGGACACAGTTAGGCCCCGATCAGACAGCGTGTTTAAGCAGCCTGGGGCGGCTTTTTGTAATGTTTGAGTTAGGGGTGAAGGATCTTGCTCGCCGTTTTTGCATGGCTGAGCGCCTCGCGTTTTTGCAGGTGGGACCTGAATGCCTCGAGTAAAAATAACCAACTTCAACTCCGAGTGGAAAAGCTCTTTCACTTCCCAGCAAAATAACGGTTGGCTGAGGACGGGTGATTTTGACGGTTGCATAGCAAGAATAACAAATCTGATCGGTGGCgtctttaacaaaaaaggcAGTGTGGTGCGCCTCACATTTTGCAACTTGCAAACGCGCTCTGTCTGATCATGGCCTTAAGGTTTCAGTATGCTTCAAAATAAGTGCTTGTCTGATCATCTCAAAGGGTCTAAAACCCCCTTTTCGTAGCAGAACCCAGGGGACAATTTTCTTGAACTTTCTGAAAACGAGAATACAACAATCACACCATTATTACACAACGGTTGGCCCGGTGTGTGGACGTGTGAAACTAGGCAGGGTTTGACCTTTAAAGCTTCTCCTGTCTTTACAATGCAATGTTAGAGCGTAAAACTGTATGCAACACCATGAACGCCTTTCTGAAAATGCACACTGACATAcgcaaaaaaaacagcaacaccaTTGGATGACTCTGGTGTCTAAGTCCTTTCCACTGAAGGGTTAAGGTGATCCTTTAAAACACACTGTCAGCATCTGAAGTGAAATCTTGAAAAACCCAACGTCACAAACAGCCACAGTAACCTCCTGTAAACTGCAGCGGCAGAGCCTCATCCAACGACAGTAAGTTTGGGAGAAAATCCTTCTCATCCTTCTAATGCTACCAATCTTGCCTAGTAAAATAAATTCAGTTTGCCCTATCTAGGTATCTACTTTCAGAAGATAACTGCCTGACAGCTTTCCACTGCCTAATGCTACAAATGAGGCCCAGAGACGCGACAGCCACAGCTGAGATGTATGTAAAAAGCGAGAGAGTGGATTTTCCTCCGACAGTCAGAATGCAATGTTGTGTCTCCAGGAAATAATCAATCTTACACAATGAACAGAAGGTTTGCTGGTCCCCTGGCTgttttttgttggtttgttttttacttattGAGGGCGGTGGTCAGTAACCAGAATTTGGGGTTCTGGCATTTTAACACAAGGGAAGGTGATAGAGGCTTTCACAGTTGGACAGACTGAAAAAAAGCATCTTCCAACAAATGTAAGCTGATCTCCCTCAGCAGCAATATGGTCGAGTTGAGTTCCGTCACACATGCCGAATCAAATGTCCCGGACCGAGAGGCTTGGAGGGTGAAAACTTGGTGAGGTCATTAGTAGACCTCTGCTCTCAGTGCACTTCATGGAGACCGTGGTCAGTCAATGAGGACAACCAGGGTATTCCAAAAGGTAATGTCCTCACAGTGGGGCTGGGGATGAACTAGTGTTCAAAGTTTCCTCTTTCCGCCTTGTGTCCCCGCGTGTTTTTCTCATGCTCGCATGAATTACAGCGTCTCTTTTGGAGGCACAAGAGTTGGTGAAGAGGCATCCATTGCAACATGATGAGAAGTGtgtgagggggtgggggggaggggatATTGGTGTTACCATATGTGGGATTCACAGTGAGTCATTTTAATGACGCCCACCCCCCCACCTAGCCGGCGGTAGTTCATTCCTCCGTACAACCTGAAAAGAGAGTCAAATGGTGAGGTTCTGAAGAGCGAGATCAACAGAAGGGGCAACTGAATAGATGactgtatcatctgcatagagATGAACTGAGCTGTTCCTAACATAAGAATTaaaatcattaataaatataGTTCATAAAAGAGGCCCCAAAACAGACCCATGAGGAACCTTTTCACAGATATTCAGAAAAACTGATTGATAACCATCAGCCACAACAGCTTGAGATCTACCAGATAAATAATTCTCAACCCACATACAGAAAAAGAacacataaaagaaaaaatcgTTAATGGCGCTCAATATCTGTAGAGCATTTACTATGATCTCTGATCTTGACTTACTACTGGTATTGCAGAGTTGTTTTGCTTTATTCTTTTCACAATTGTATTTAGTAACTGTTTTTTGTAACCTCATTATTTCACATGGTGCCACTTACCTCCATGTGTTTGCGTCAGGGTCGTAGACTTCTATAGTTTTTAGATACGTCGTCCCATCGAAGCCTCCCACTGCCATCAGCTGACCATTTACTACAGCCAAgcccacctacacacacacacacacacacacacacttcagcctTGAACACAGCCTTTTTTTAAGGCTTTGTCCTTTATTAGAGCAcctgaagagagacaggaaatgggggagagagagagaggggatgacacacagcaaagggcctcgagtcggattcgaacccaggcCGCTGCGAAGAACAATGCCAACattgggcgcacgctctaccgtGTGAGCTACAGGTCACCCCAGAACACAGCAtttctgtaatgtaatgtttttgtaataAATCCTTTTACGAATTAAATGCAGTCTATCTCATTATTGACATATGAATCCGATGCAATAACTAAAACTATGCAAGAACAAGCCTCATATCCTAACTGCACAAAATcccaacgcacacacactcaccccgCTCCGTCTGGACGTCATGGCCACTACAGGAGACCACTGGTTTGTCCTGGGGTTGTATCGCTCAGCGCTGCTCAGCTCTGTGGTGTCGTCTCTCCCCCCGACAGAGTAAATCATGTCCTGGTAGACGGCACAGCCGAGGTGCTTTCTCCTGGTTCCCATCGGAGACACCGTGTGCCAGCGGTTCTCTTGAGGGTTGTAGCGTTCCactgagaagaagaaaacaaggaGAAAGACGTCAGATgacagcaaaaaagaaaaggattgCAGGGAACATGTTGACAACGAACCAACAATGTAGTGGACAGACAGCTTGAGATAGAGCTGAGGTTACTTCCTGTAAAATAACAGGTAGTGAGGTCATACTGCACTTTAAAGCAGATTAACTATTCCAAACAATAAAACTACCCATTTTGATACCAACTAATATACCTTTGTTAGTTTTAAATTGATGGTCTTGACTGCATTCACAAGGCATCGCATGGAATTAAgaagcagcacgttgttcaagcacccatctgtggactcgttcctccagctctggccatcttgCTTTCAGCCCGCGATTAGcttcctttgttttcttcattgcagtaagagtAACCTCTgcttttcgccagtccctcacaagtttctcactcactccaaacttactttctgctgctcgattactgTTTTCGGTCGCATATTTTAATACCTGCAGTTTGTAATCTGCACAATAGGATTTtctttttgggggcattttgtttgtgttcagtctttctcagttgtctttaagGTAATGTTTGAGTACATTTTTTTCAGGGGTacaggagcagcatatagttgtcacaagcctagagcgccctcacgcggctgtagacggtaaggTTTACTCCTTGGTTCATGTCAGTCAGTAtgaattaacatttaaaaacatgtttttttttatatatattttgatagtccggaaaatacggtagtgTCTTTTTTGTGTGGGTTCACTCTGTTGTGCAtataaacattaacattacacacaattcCAACAGGTTTCTACCTGATGCCACCTCTCCTCTCATTCCTTACCCACTCTTGTCAAGGCTCTGGGTTAATTTAAGATTGCACTTATCACACGACTCAGTACCATACCTGTATTTAATGGTGATGTCCCATCAGACCCTCCTACAGCGTACAGGAAGCCCCCCAGCACAGCCACAGCTACACCCAGTCGCCTGGTGCTCATGGAGGCCACACGAGTCCATTTGTTCTCCTTAGGATCATACCTAAAGCATAAGAAGGACGCCATTCTATTACTAGGATACGGACTAGACATTTGTTTTTCAGTAACGTTCAGAACTTTTCTTGGGTCCATGTAAATATAGGCAAGTCGATGTGGGCGTGGCCAAGAGTGGAACTAAGAATTAAATCCGATTGGTCGAAATGCTGAAATTGATTACAATGTTTTAGCATGTTTCCAGCCTTTTAGGTTTTTTACGCTGCTTACAACTCAGTTCAGCATCAGAtcgaaaacaaaaaaagatggtgtttttaaaaagcgttcataaaaaaaatgatttgtggGAGTTGCTCACAGAAACCTTGAACATtttgggttgactgaactaaaCTGAACGACACAGCATTGGGTGATAGCTTATATTATATGTcccaatattattatttttttaattaccacaTTTTACTGTAAACTGCTAAGAGTACAATAGTTTTGTGTGGGTATCtggctgtgtatggtgtgtgGGAGCTGCGCTTGTCCTTATTTTTATAAGGACAAGCAACGCTATAGAGTTTGAGAGGGGTGACGTGTTAATGGCCCGTCAGCAATAACAAAGGATACAGAAGCTCTTGGGGGTAGGACTTAGCAGTTATAGTACCCCTAAAATGCCTGGCGGCGTGGCAGTGCAAGTGTTAACATTCCTAGTGTCTGGGTATGAACTTCGGGGATGAGGATAAGAGATATAAACAGACTGAACTACCACGAAAAACAAACACTCACTGATATAAGATGGTTATATGAACAGTTTATCACAGACACAAGAGTTTGGACAGATACCTTTCTACAATGTTGAGACAGGAAACCCCATCCTGTCCCCCGACAGCATACAGATAACCACCGAGGACAGCCACTCCTACACTGGTGCGACAAGTGCTAGTGGGGGCCACATCACTGCTCCACTGATTGGTCTTAGGATCATATCTGGACAGGAGAGATGGAATAAAGAGAAATGACCCTACAAGTTTACGTCTAGATCCGACTATCCGGACGAAGCATCGCGCGACCGTGACCCCTCCCCCCCACCTCTCCACAGAGTTGAGGTACGACGAGCCGTCGTGACCTCCCACCGCATACAGCAAGTCATCCAGAACACTGACGCCGACGCCACATCGCCGTTTACTCATCGACGCCACCATCCGCCACTCGTTGGTCTGGGGATCGTAACGCTCCACGCTGGAGATGGCGTCACCGCTGCACCAACCACCAACTACAGGACAAGGAGACGAGAGTACACAGAATTAAATTAACATGATGCAGGCGAGTCATTTCGTTCTGCAAGATACACTTTTTACAATCCTCCACACTGGTAGTGTCCTCTGCAGAAGTCTACATACGTCTCTATATTTGATGCAAGGGAAACCCTGGTTGTAATTTAtttgggtgggtgtgtgtgtgtgtgacgatttttaaaaattgaaaattcttttccctagaatcgatttttttcccctcttctttTACCAATTATTCACATAAACATTTTGCTCATACAGTACCGCTGACATCTTATCAGTTTCCAGCCAAACTGACTGAAAGACTGACTGTATGGCATGTCATGTGCATTCTTcatagaaaacaattagttttcaTTAGATACAGTGTCTCTAGAAGtgcattattcaacttttgtttgtgttaaataaggaaaataaaatctcaatactatcgaattgcaatacaaatcgaatcggcacccatgtatcgtgagagaatcaaatcgggacaaaGGCATAATGTCCCAGCCCTGTAATGGATTGCCTAAAAAGACACTGACCTGCAAAGAGTACCTCTCCACAGCGGATGGGTTTCCTCGGCCGGGTTCTGGGGCCCTGCATCAGTGGCCTCTCCTGCGGCAGCAGCAGGTAATTCTTCGCCTCATCAACCAGGTCTCTGAAAACAAATCAAGGTTACATATCGTCACCGTACCACCCTCATTGTATTAAATGGAGGTAGAAGAGGTTTCTCCCCTTTCAGCATTTTTCAACCTGAATTATTTTGTGAAGTTCAGAATTTAGAAGAAAAACGTTCATAGGATGTTACCGTCTGGCAATTTAAAGAATTCCACCAAATTACTGGCTCCAGATCGGCACCAGCTGCATTTTCCCACAAAAGCGTcgaaatggtagaaaaaaaacaaaaacaaacagcactCGCCTGCACTCCTCGTCACTCTTAATAAGAGGGTCGGACCCAACGGTGCCCACCAGGAACTTGGGGCTGAGCAGCGGGAGACGGACATGCTGCAGGACCTTcacaacacagaacacagaTCAGTCAGTTCTTAAGTGTTGTAACGCTGAGGGAATGGGACTGGAATGTACAccaataactagggctgcacaaataTTAGCAATTGTATCCAAATCGCAacatggactagtgcaatatcaaAATCGCAGGGGGGTGCGCAACATTTGTTAAAAGGCAAAATAAGTATCAATGAGTACCATTCTGAATTAGGTtgtgtggtgctgcagagacatcccggcctacaaatctcatcacacagactaaagaaaaaaaatcgttTTCTGGTACAGAtcctagcaaaaaaaaaaaaatcacttttttttcaataaaaacaagaataatTTGACAAAAATTATCATTCTCTCCAATATCGTTCATCATAtagcaatatcagtcaaaataatcgcaataaGATATGTCCCTCATAACGTGCAGCCCTAAAACCATACAGCCAACACAGCCAGTTAACTGTTGTGATAGGACATTTCTTCAGCCATTAACCTGGGGTAGCTGTGGTCTGCGTTCCTGGATGCTGTATTTCACCCAGGCCATCACAGCGTTAAAAACCTGCTCCTCGCTCCGCACATTGAGCTCATCGCTGGAAATGATGTCAATCAACTGGTTGGCAGGCAGCAGCATGAACTCCTCACTTTCCATTACCTAAGACAACAGAGTAGAGCAGACAGTCAAGCAGCTGTGCCACAAAGAGAGAACGGTTCATTTCAATTCTCCTCAATGATTATttgttgggcattttaggcctttatttgtataggacagctgaggacatgaaaggggagagagagggggaatgacatgcagccgctgcatcgaggagtaaacctctatatatgggcgcctgctctaccaggtgagctacccaggcacccaacAATTCAACTACTCCTTTATGGTTTCGGTTGCTGCCTGTTTCATTGCTGGTTCTGTAATGGTTTGCTTGCTTATCTGGACATTTCTTGTATTGCCATGGGGTGCTGCTGGTGTAACGTATATTGTGCATGTCCTGGAAAAACTCAATAAagagatttgaaaaaaagaaaaaagaaaagtgcagTGAAGATAGGTCTTCTAAATGTGATGTTGTGACagctttcctcttcctctggctTGGAAAAAAACTAGGTAAACACGATGGAGAAACAAACCAACTGAGCTATGAGCGTGTGACATACTTTCCTGCTGATGACATTACGTAAAATGTAAACGCAGACACATGCTTGATTTCATGCTTTCCATAGGAAGCATTTAGGGAAAGTATCCATAGTAATTGCACATTTTCCTTACCAGATGTAAgagtttttgactgtttttacaCATGCGTGTGTGCACAACGAAGACTAAAAGACAAGGAGAGTAAAGCTCTGACAGTAGTGTGGCAGGATAAAGGGAACTATGACTCATAGCTGTGCATTTTTGTATCAAAATAACTTGCAGTCTGACTAAAACTGAAATATGTAAATCTGAATAGCTTTGCTTGCACAGCTTAACAACGATTACTACGGACATGTAAATGGTTAGGCAGagcattttcttttctgcaCCTTCAGTCTAAATTTAccaggggtggggggaaaaacgaTTCTGGTTATTGGTCATTTAAAAGCAGGCTTGGCGACAACGAAGGCTTCGCTGCCGGATGTTACCGGCCTCGCTACCCCATCTACAACTGTGCACACGTGTCTAAAGCACTTCTCGTGTCAGTGGACGCGCTACATATCTTCCGGCGGTGCAACATAAACTCAATCTTCAGTAACGCTggtgaaaataataaataaataaataggttgGGTAACCTTCCAGTTCACACACCTCTTTTATGTGTTACTACTATTGTAGATAATGGAAGTAAATGAATGTGGTTATTTTAATTGTGGATCATAACAAACACGTTTGAAAAGTACCAAGTAGTCACACAGCGAGAAGAAATAAATCatgcatagaaataaaataaggtGCCTTAAAGATTCACACTCACGCTCCTAAAATGTACCCACGTCATTTTTGTAACATATAGTACAACATATGACTTTTAAGAACTCTAAAAAGGGACTACGGACAGTTATTCCGATGTATCCATGTTCTTACCTCCTGAAAGTTGTGCTGGGTGAACTTGTCTGCAATGCGCAGCAGCTCGCGGCAGGAGTGTGTGTCTGCGAAGG
The sequence above is a segment of the Sander vitreus isolate 19-12246 unplaced genomic scaffold, sanVit1 ctg589_0, whole genome shotgun sequence genome. Coding sequences within it:
- the klhl20 gene encoding kelch-like protein 20; its protein translation is MDAKPMRRVTSARQDTTGMDITSRCTLGDPNKLPEGVPQPARMPYVSDKHPRQTLEVINLLRKHRELCDVVLVVGAKKIYAHRVILSACSPYFRAMFTGELAESRQTEVVIRDIDERAMELLIDFAYTSQVTVEEGNVQTLLPAACLLQLAEIQEACCEFLKRQLDPSNCLGIRAFADTHSCRELLRIADKFTQHNFQEVMESEEFMLLPANQLIDIISSDELNVRSEEQVFNAVMAWVKYSIQERRPQLPQVLQHVRLPLLSPKFLVGTVGSDPLIKSDEECRDLVDEAKNYLLLPQERPLMQGPRTRPRKPIRCGEVLFAVGGWCSGDAISSVERYDPQTNEWRMVASMSKRRCGVGVSVLDDLLYAVGGHDGSSYLNSVERYDPKTNQWSSDVAPTSTCRTSVGVAVLGGYLYAVGGQDGVSCLNIVERYDPKENKWTRVASMSTRRLGVAVAVLGGFLYAVGGSDGTSPLNTVERYNPQENRWHTVSPMGTRRKHLGCAVYQDMIYSVGGRDDTTELSSAERYNPRTNQWSPVVAMTSRRSGVGLAVVNGQLMAVGGFDGTTYLKTIEVYDPDANTWRLYGGMNYRRLGGGVGVIKMTHCESHIW